Proteins from a genomic interval of Arachis hypogaea cultivar Tifrunner chromosome 10, arahy.Tifrunner.gnm2.J5K5, whole genome shotgun sequence:
- the LOC112714335 gene encoding uncharacterized protein — MEEEAVGEGSDAVGRARKLLFRRMLVGIKDGRFFLGGFYCIDKQGNIILQDAVEYRTTRRSSPSPLEQRCLGLILIPASCRATCHVDCSIDEQLSLLSLT; from the coding sequence ATGGAAGAAGAAGCAGTTGGAGAAGGGTCGGATGCGGTTGGGCGGGCGAGGAAGCTGCTGTTTCGGCGAATGCTGGTGGGGATCAAGGATGGAAGATTCTTCTTGGGCGGATTCTACTGCATCGACAAGCAAGGCAACATCATTCTCCAGGATGCCGTCGAGTATCGCACCACTCGCCGATCCTCTCCCTCTCCCCTCGAACAGAGGTGCCTTGGCCTCATTCTCATTCCTGCTTCCTGTCGCGCCACGTGTCATGTTGATTGCTCTATCGACGAACAGTTGTCCCTTCTATCTCTTACTTAG
- the LOC112714334 gene encoding protease Do-like 5, chloroplastic isoform X1 → MAVFCIQSNLSGLANPIPSRRISRRGALAFVSSIVVSSWPGLANLNSTPPALAHNLLQDEFQQQEHLLVHLFEETSPSVVFIKDIELRMLDEDENADAKVQGTGSGFIWDQFGHVVTNYHVVAKLATDTSGLQRCKVFLVDAKGNSFYSEGKIIGFDPAYDLAVLKIDVDGHEIRPVVLGQSNKLHVGQSCFAIGNPYGYENTLTTGVVSGLGREIPSPNGGAIKGAIQTDADINAGNSGGPLIDSYGHVIGVNTATFTRKGSGMSSGVNFAIPIDTVLRTVPYLIVYGTPYSNRF, encoded by the exons ATGGCAGTGTTTTGTATCCAAAGCAACTTGTCTGGGTTGGCAAACCCAATTCCCTCAAGAAGAATTAGTAGGCGAGGAGCCTTAGCTTTTGTCTCCTCCATTGTTGTTTCTTCTTGGCCTGGCCTTGCTAATCTCAATTCTACACCACCTGCACTTGCTCACAACCTGCTACAAGATGAGTTTCAGCAACAAGAACACCTTCTTGTGCACCTTTTTGAG GAAACATCACCGTCTGTTGTTTTCATTAAAGACATTGAATTGAGGATGCTGGATGAGGATGAGAATGCAGATGCAAAAGTCCAAGGCACTGGTTCTGGCTTCATTTGGGATCAATTTGGTCACGTA GTTACTAATTACCATGTTGTTGCCAAACTTGCTACTGATACAAGTGGTTTACAACGTTGTAAG GTTTTCTTAGTTGATGCCAAAGGGAATAGCTTCTACAGTGAAGGCAAGATAATTGGGTTTGATCCAGCCTATGATCTTGCTGTTCTCAAG ATTGATGTTGATGGGCACGAAATCAGGCCTGTGGTTCTTGGTCAATCTAACAAGTTACATGTAGGTCAAAGTTGTTTCGCAATTGGGAATCCTTATGGATATGAAAATACTCTCACAACAGGG GTGGTGAGTGGTTTAGGGCGTGAGATACCTTCACCAAATGGAGGGGCCATTAAAGGAGCTATTCAAACTGATGCAGATATTAATGCAG GAAACTCAGGAGGACCATTGATTGACTCATACGGCCATGTTATTGGCGTAAATACAGCAACCTTCACCAGAAAAG GGAGCGGAATGTCATCAGGTGTTAACTTTGCGATTCCCATCGACACTGTTCTCAGGACTGTACCATATCTTATTGTTTATGGAACACCTTACAGTAATAGGTTTTGA
- the LOC112714334 gene encoding protease Do-like 5, chloroplastic isoform X2, which yields MSFSNKNTFLCTFLRLSQETSPSVVFIKDIELRMLDEDENADAKVQGTGSGFIWDQFGHVVTNYHVVAKLATDTSGLQRCKVFLVDAKGNSFYSEGKIIGFDPAYDLAVLKIDVDGHEIRPVVLGQSNKLHVGQSCFAIGNPYGYENTLTTGVVSGLGREIPSPNGGAIKGAIQTDADINAGNSGGPLIDSYGHVIGVNTATFTRKGSGMSSGVNFAIPIDTVLRTVPYLIVYGTPYSNRF from the exons ATGAGTTTCAGCAACAAGAACACCTTCTTGTGCACCTTTTTGAG ATTATCACAGGAAACATCACCGTCTGTTGTTTTCATTAAAGACATTGAATTGAGGATGCTGGATGAGGATGAGAATGCAGATGCAAAAGTCCAAGGCACTGGTTCTGGCTTCATTTGGGATCAATTTGGTCACGTA GTTACTAATTACCATGTTGTTGCCAAACTTGCTACTGATACAAGTGGTTTACAACGTTGTAAG GTTTTCTTAGTTGATGCCAAAGGGAATAGCTTCTACAGTGAAGGCAAGATAATTGGGTTTGATCCAGCCTATGATCTTGCTGTTCTCAAG ATTGATGTTGATGGGCACGAAATCAGGCCTGTGGTTCTTGGTCAATCTAACAAGTTACATGTAGGTCAAAGTTGTTTCGCAATTGGGAATCCTTATGGATATGAAAATACTCTCACAACAGGG GTGGTGAGTGGTTTAGGGCGTGAGATACCTTCACCAAATGGAGGGGCCATTAAAGGAGCTATTCAAACTGATGCAGATATTAATGCAG GAAACTCAGGAGGACCATTGATTGACTCATACGGCCATGTTATTGGCGTAAATACAGCAACCTTCACCAGAAAAG GGAGCGGAATGTCATCAGGTGTTAACTTTGCGATTCCCATCGACACTGTTCTCAGGACTGTACCATATCTTATTGTTTATGGAACACCTTACAGTAATAGGTTTTGA
- the LOC112714330 gene encoding uncharacterized protein — MAKPYLEEDYNYDCMKHYKPKPRHYAQKQQHRKAKNLNLSFFASIFSLFIYISIFYIFNLSPYDLLNNNIFWFFMSNTLILIIAADYGAFSSSKKKQDHQIYEEYVKHSQQQEARSYEADKQCINISPKETVDDEKKNKKEIIINHHHDDNEITQERVLEIVAYNEPKKKKPSEKGSNNKNEKNTKPLFPLHGDEEDEKEVGIGRSYYKRSKSERGHRTKRVVIDESKNSSVRIRRSGSEGAKVEEEEDKENDEFSKMSNEDLNRRVEEFIQKFNKQIRLQAAARNNT; from the coding sequence ATGGCCAAACCATATCTTGAGGAAGATTATAATTATGATTGCATGAAACATTACAAACCAAAACCTCGTCACTATgcccaaaaacaacaacataggAAAGCAAAGAATTTGAATTTATCTTTCTTTGCTTCTATATTTTCCCTTTTCATATACATATCcatcttttatattttcaaccttTCTCCCTATGATCTATTGAACAACAATATCTTTTGGTTCTTCATGTCAAACACCTTAATCCTCATCATAGCTGCTGACTATGGAGCATTCTCTTCATCAAAAAAGAAGCAAGATCATCAAATTTATGAAGAGTATGTAAAACATAGCCAGCAGCAAGAAGCAAGAAGCTATGAAGCTGATAAACAATGTATTAATATTAGTCCCAAAGAAACTGTGGATGacgagaagaagaacaagaaggaaattatcattaatcatcatcatgaTGATAATGAGATTACACAAGAACGTGTGTTGGAAATTGTGGCATACAATGaaccaaagaagaagaagccTAGTGAAAAAGGCTCCAATAACAAGAATGAGAAAAACACTAAGCCTCTGTTTCCATTGCATGGtgatgaagaagatgagaaaGAAGTTGGTATTGGAAGGAGTTACTATAAGAGAAGTAAATCGGAGAGAGGTCATAGAACTAAGCGTGTTGTGATTGATGAGAGTAAGAACAGCAGTGTGAGGATTAGGAGGTCAGGGAGTGAAGGAGCaaaagttgaagaagaagaagacaaagaaaATGATGAGTTTTCTAAAATGTCAAATGAGGATCTTAATAGGAGGGTTGAGGAGTTTATTCAGAAATTCAATAAACAAATTAGACTTCAGGCAGCAGCTAGAAATAATACTTAA
- the LOC112714325 gene encoding uncharacterized protein codes for MASVPLFLVCFLLFSAEMMAMAMEEEELLGLFEVMEALLDDPEWSQAHPQPCTETPWPGVECEVSTDDPQNPIFHITKIHIGPDIVSPPCKSSAYISKSLIKLSYLKTLSIFNCFVDSPVTLPSTLFGSFSSLEHLALQSNPTLNGELPSSLAEVSSLRVLSLSQNSFHGKIPRKIGSLPCLEQLDLSYNNFSGQIPLEIGGLKSLTILDISFNGIEGNLPHSLGQLKQLQKMDLSSNRLDGRIPFDLGMLKRLVLLDLSHNFIVGPIPQSLSSLENLEYLIMDDNPIKARIPFFIGSLLKLKSVSFSRCGLVGPIPNSFSALKNLSALSLDNNSLTGQVPSNLGLLPNLDQLNISNNMLYGVLELNGDFIAKLGERLDVRGNNELCISDLQNKNNLSSYLEIPSCMSMRTINGTSIAQGPLEDPAGIKPSWYQSSINSSSSWLDQQLILFTLALNFIVTSFNLFSSH; via the coding sequence ATGGCATCTGTGCCTCTCTtccttgtatgcttccttttGTTTTCAGCTGAAATGATGGCAATGGCAATGGAAGAGGAAGAGTTGTTGGGGTTGTTTGAAGTGATGGAAGCTCTTCTTGATGATCCTGAATGGTCACAAGCACATCCCCAACCATGCACTGAAACTCCATGGCCTGGTGTTGAGTGTGAAGTTAGCACTGATGACCCTCAAAATCCAATATTTCATATCACAAAGATCCACATTGGTCCTGATATAGTTTCACCACCTTGCAAATCTTCTGCATACATATCCAAATCCTTGATCAAGCTGAGTTACTTGAAAACTCTTTCAATCTTCAACTGTTTTGTTGATTCACCTGTGACTCTACCATCAACACTATTTGGTTCTTTCTCTTCCTTGGAACACCTTGCCTTGCAGTCTAATCCAACCCTCAATGGAGAACTACCTTCAAGTTTGGCTGAAGTGTCTTCTCTTAGGGTCCTAAGCTTGTCCCAGAACAGCTTTCATGGAAAGATTCCAAGAAAGATCGGTTCTTTGCCTTGTCTAGAGCAACTTGACCTCAGTTACAATAACTTCAGTGGCCAAATCCCATTGGAAATTGGAGGGTTGAAGAGTCTGACCATTTTGGACATTAGTTTCAATGGAATTGAAGGCAATCTTCCTCATTCCCTTGGACAACTTAAACAACTTCAGAAGATGGATTTGAGCTCAAATAGGCTTGATGGTAGAATAccctttgatttgggaatgctcAAGAGGTTAGTGCTGCTTGATCTGAGTCATAATTTCATTGTTGGTCCTATTCCTCAAAGCTTGTCAAGTTTGGAGAATTTGGAGTATTTAATAATGGATGACAACCCCATCAAAGCAAGGATACCATTCTTCATAGGAAGCCTTTTGAAGCTCAAATCAGTGAGTTTCTCAAGGTGTGGCTTGGTTGGTCCCATACCCAATTCTTTCTCTGCATTGAAGAACCTTTCAGCTCTATCCTTAGATAACAATAGCCTAACGGGACAAGTTCCATCAAATTTAGGCTTGCTTCCTAACTTGGATCAACTGAATATTAGCAACAACATGCTGTATGGTGTTCTAGAGCTGAATGGTGACTTCATTGCAAAGCTTGGGGAAAGGTTGGATGTGAGAGGGAACAATGAACTATGTATCAGTGATCTGCAAAACAAGAATAACCTCTCTTCATACTTGGAAATCCCCTCTTGTATGAGCATGAGAACAATAAATGGCACATCCATTGCTCAAGGGCCACTAGAAGATCCAGCAGGAATCAAGCCATCTTGGTATCAAAGCAGCATAAACTCAAGCTCATCATGGTTGGATCAACAACTTATCTTGTTTACCTTAGCTTTAAATTTCATTGTCAcctcttttaatttgttttcgtCACATTGA
- the LOC112714337 gene encoding replication protein A 70 kDa DNA-binding subunit A isoform X2 — MASPKKLAWNFLVHVVRLWKAPCRYNPKEINSIEMVLQDSQGGRIQASVPKALVRRWNDNIDEFKMYKMSNFIVVDKREKTKTSMNRWTLNFSHRTVVLLVENPTFPLQAFRLTQISELLNADRINDSQLIDIMGEVVGKEDPKELITSKGKETKRLAILVEDLDNYRIGCVLFGDMVDQILPYLDDGRVEPLIVVLQFFRPSRWNEKTSVQSHFDISKLRINPDLEEVRDFRDRRLAAIPSNLVRISQVNTNNSHSGADELKRGDVTVNTIEEALNSTQEGPLWIAGTIVAINSGKDDWFYKSCRKCPKKVETPIGNRYECGKCGHTHGSASLRFKVEVMAYDGTGSITLLLWDRETVQLCGRQAEQIKDEEELYAEGYPAALESLLERKLLFKVNVKSSNIKLYDQVYTVMKVCEDDTIFEMHLPNKTFSTVTDTGCSNSVDLSAAMVDINNLSDSQYSVDVVEDSVTSLKCKTPAKTATMVLKQQIPINIENEEELGFSTNKLTRNRGKRQKMQLHDSNE, encoded by the exons ATGGCTAG TCCGAAAAAGCTTGCATGGAACTTTTTGGTCCATGTTGTTCGTTTATGGAAAGCTCCTTGCCGGTACAATCCTAAGGAGATCAATAGTATTGAAATGGTTCTTCAAGATAGTCAG GGAGGGAGGATCCAAGCTTCGGTCCCTAAGGCGTTGGTACGTAGATGGAATGATAACATTGATGAGTTCAAGATGTATAAAATGTCAAATTTCATTGTTGTAGACAAGAGAGAAAAAACCAAGACATCTATGAATCGGTGGACCTTAAATTTCTCTCACCGAACTGTGGTGCTCTTGGTGGAGAATCCAACTTTCCCACTTCAAGCGTTTCGATTAACGCAAATTTCAGAGTTGTTGAATGCTGACAGGATCAATGACTCTCAATTAATAG ATATTATGGGTGAAGTGGTTGGAAAGGAAGATCCAAAGGAACTCATCACAAGCAAAGGGAAGGAAACGAAGCGTCTAGCTATTTTGGTTGAAGATCTTGA TAATTATCGTATTGGGTGTGTGTTGTTTGGGGACATGGTTGATCAAATACTACCATACCTAGATGATGGAAGAGTTGAACCATTGATAGTGGTCTTGCAGTTCTTCCGACCGAGTAGATGGAATG AGAAAACCTCAGTACAGAGTCATTTCGACATTTCTAAGCTACGCATCAATCCCGATCTCGAGGAGGTTCGCGACTTTCGTGACAG GAGGCTTGCCGCTATACCCTCAAATTTGGTCAGAATTAGTCAAGTCAACACAAACAACTCACATTCTGGGGCAGATGAACTTAAGCGGGGTGATGTGACGGTGAACACAATAGAGGAAGCACTAAACTCAACACAG GAAGGCCCTTTGTGGATTGCTGGAACAATTGTGGCAATCAATTCTGGCAAGGATGATTGGTTTTACAAATCATGTAGAAAGTGTCCGAAGAAGGTTGAAACACCAATTGGAAATAGATACGAGTGTGGAAAGTGTGGCCACACTCACGGAAGTGCATCGTTAAG GTTTAAGGTTGAGGTGATGGCCTATGATGGCACTGGTAGCATAACACTGCTTCTATGGGATCGAGAAACGGTTCAACTATGTGGTAGACAAGCAGAACAGATCAAGGATGAGGAG GAACTTTATGCTGAAGGATACCCTGCAGCTCTTGAGAGCCTGTTAGAAAGAAAACTTCTTTTTAAGGTGAATGTCAAATCCTCCAACATCAAGCTCTATGACCAGGTGTATACAGTGATGAAGGTCTGCGAGGATGATACAATTTTTGAAATGCATCTCCCAAATAAAACGTTCTCCACTGTAACT GATACCGGGTGCAGTAACTCGGTGGATTTGTCAGCAGCTATGGTTGATATCAACAATCTTAGTGATTCTCAATATTCTGTG GATGTTGTGGAGGATAGTGTTACAAGCCTCAAGTGCAAAACTCCAGCCAAAACAGCTACCATGGTTTTAAAGCAACAAATTCCCATCAAcattgagaatgaagaagaacTGGGGTTTTCAACCAACAAACTTACCCGCAATCGTGGAAAAAGACAGAAGATGCAACTTCATGATAGCAATGAATGA
- the LOC112714337 gene encoding KH domain-containing protein At4g18375 isoform X1 has protein sequence MGETGKRYRNQRDHDGNGKNQKRRLNDKVERGNDELIIYRILCPDGVIGNVIGKNGKVINTIRQETRAKVKVVDPFPGAKERVITIYCYVKQKEEFEVDDELNNMQPLCAAQDALLKVHSVISNAMEAVGDSEKKQKDKEECQILVPSSQSANIIGKAGATIKKLRVKTRTNIKVIAKDRANPAHSCAMDFDNFVLITGESEAVKRALFAVSSIMYKFSAKEDIPLDTTVPEVPPSLIIPSDIPIYPPGRLYPTSDPIIPPRPVPQILGATNVHDLQGYADSGNAWSLYSSTLPAVSDPGGSQSEELIVRMLCPSDKIGCVIGKGGSIIKNIRQASGARIEVDDSKARYDECLITITATESSSDLKSMAVEAVLLLQGTINDEDDTPVSIRLLVPSKVIGCIIGKSGSIINEIRKRTRADIRISKSNKPKIADVNDELVEVVGGVDCVRDALIQIVLRLRDDVLKERDTGRNPPPIGSESFYSGGSVLPVRSVIPPVPDVPAPLAYDQRTESGTGLNMLSSSSLHGFGSYSMGENGYGSMSSYGYKLYGGLPPSSTMEMLVPANAVSKVLGRGGANIANIRKISGATVEISETKSSRGDRIALISGTPEQKHAAENLIQAFIMAT, from the exons ATGGGGGAGACTGGGAAACGATATCGCAATCAAAGGGACCATGATGGAAACGGGAAGAATCAAAAGCGGCGTCTGAATGACAAAGTTGAAAGGGGAAATGATGAATTGATTATCTATAGAATACTGTGTCCAGATGGAGTTATTGGGAATGTCATTGGTAAGAATGGAAAAGTCATCAATACAATAAGGCAGGAGACTAGGGCAAAAGTCAAGGTGGTGGATCCATTTCCTGGTGCCAAGGAACGGGTTATAACAATTTACTGCTATGTTAAGCAGAAGGAAGAATTTGAGGTTGATGATGAGCTCAATAATATGCAGCCTTTATGTGCTGCCCAAGATGCTCTTCTCAAGGTTCATTCTGTCATTTCAAATGCCATGGAAGCCGTTGGAGATTCTGAAAAGAAACAGAAGGATAAGGAAGAATGCCAAATCCTTGTTCCATCAAGCCAGTCTGCAAATATCATTGGTAAGGCTGGGGCTACCATTAAAAAATTGAGGGTAAAGACAAGGACAAATATCAAGGTTATTGCAAAGGATAGGGCCAATCCGGCACACTCATGTGCTATGGACTTTGACAATTTTGTGTTG ATTACTGGTGAATCAGAAGCTGTTAAAAGAGCATTATTTGCAGTTTCTTCTATTATGTACAAGTTCTCTGCAAAGGAGGACATCCCTCTTGACACGACAGTACCAGAAGTCCCTCCTAGCCTTATTATTCCTTCAGACATTCCAATTTATCCACCTGGCAGACTATACCCAACTTCAGATCCTATTATCCCACCTAGACCTGTTCCTCAAATCCTAGGTGCAACAAATGTACATGATCTGCAAGGTTATGCTGATTCAGGAAATGCATGGTCTCTGTACTCATCTACACTTCCAGCCGTTTCTGATCCTGGTGGTTCACAATCTGAGGAATTAATTGTTAGAATGTTATGCCCCTCTGACAAGATTGGATGTGTCATCGGGAAGGGAGGgagtataattaaaaatataaggcAGGCTAGTGGTGCTCGTATCGAGGTTGATGATTCCAAGGCTCGTTACGATGAGTGTTTAATCACTATAACTGCAACAGAG TCATCAAGTGATCTGAAATCCATGGCAGTGGAAGCTGTTTTGCTTCTGCAAGGGACAATAAATGATGAAGATGACACCCCAGTTTCAATCCGGCTCCTAGTTCCATCCAAAGTTATAGGATGTATTATTGGGAAAAGTGGCTCAATCATAAACGAAATTCGGAAGCGGACTAGAGCAGATATTCGAATCTCGAAAAGCAATAAGCCTAAAATTGCTGATGTGAATGACGAACTTGTTGAG GTGGTTGGTGGAGTTGATTGTGTGAGAGATGCACTAATCCAGATTGTACTAAGACTGCGGGATGATGTATTGAAAGAAAGGGACACTGGCCGTAATCCTCCCCCTATAGGTTCTGAATCGTTTTATTCAGGTGGTTCTGTTCTTCCAGTGAGATCTGTGATCCCTCCAGTTCCTGATGTCCCTGCTCCATTGGCTTATGATCAGAGGACTGAAAGTGGAACTGGGCTAAACATGCTTTCTTCCAGCAGCCTGCATGGTTTTGGATCTTATTCG ATGGGAGAAAATGGCTATGGATCTATGTCTTCGTATGGCTACAAGCTATATGGAGG TTTGCCTCCTTCATCAACTATGGAGATGTTGGTCCCAGCTAATGCTGTAAGCAAAGTGTTAGGTAGAGGAGGGGCAAATATAGCTAATATTAGGAAG ATTTCTGGAGCAACAGTAGAGATTTCTGAAACCAAATCTTCCCGAGGTGATCGTATAGCTCTTATATCGGGTACACCGGAACAAAAACATGCAGCTGAAAACTTGATCCAGGCATTTATAATGGCCACATAA